From Methylobacterium radiodurans, a single genomic window includes:
- a CDS encoding glutathione peroxidase — translation MTLLRREALVLIGAALALPARAADGRATDFTFEKPEGGTLPLDGFKGRPILVANTATACGYAGQLSGLQTLWTRFQDRGLAVIGVPSPDFGNQEPLDGAAIAEAARKNHGVTFPLTAKTRVKMPNAHPFYAWAAAERPGETPRWNFHKYLIARDGTLAGAFATQVEPTDPRVISAIAAELDKA, via the coding sequence ATGACCCTGCTGCGTCGCGAAGCCCTCGTTCTGATCGGCGCCGCGCTCGCCCTGCCTGCCCGCGCCGCCGACGGCCGGGCGACCGATTTCACCTTTGAGAAGCCGGAGGGCGGCACTCTGCCGCTGGACGGCTTCAAGGGCCGGCCGATCCTCGTGGCCAACACCGCGACCGCCTGCGGGTATGCCGGGCAGCTCTCGGGCCTCCAGACCCTGTGGACCCGCTTCCAGGACCGCGGGCTCGCGGTGATCGGCGTCCCCTCGCCCGATTTCGGCAACCAGGAGCCGCTCGACGGGGCGGCGATCGCCGAGGCCGCGCGGAAGAACCACGGCGTCACCTTCCCGCTCACCGCCAAGACCCGGGTGAAAATGCCGAACGCCCACCCGTTCTACGCCTGGGCGGCGGCCGAGCGGCCGGGCGAGACCCCGCGCTGGAACTTCCACAAGTACCTGATCGCCCGCGACGGCACCCTGGCGGGCGCCTTCGCCACCCAGGTCGAGCCGACCGACCCGCGGGTGATCTCGGCCATCGCGGCGGAGCTGGACAAGGCCTGA
- a CDS encoding cytochrome b: MPPTYVTASGMPRYNGVAQALHWLTALLVAAVLPLAWVATNLARDAPSKGDMFVLHKSVGLTLFALVVLRIVWRILHPAPPEPRMPAALAVLGRINHWLLYAIFLVMPVSGYLLSAFAGRSTPYFWLFTVPGLPKDEGLQKIFQSVHLVGQWAVYLLVGLHILATVWHVAIRRDGLHERMMPVQDQVG; the protein is encoded by the coding sequence ATGCCGCCCACCTACGTCACCGCCTCCGGCATGCCCCGCTACAACGGGGTGGCCCAGGCCCTGCACTGGCTGACCGCGCTCCTCGTCGCCGCCGTGCTGCCGCTCGCCTGGGTCGCCACCAACCTCGCCCGGGACGCGCCGAGCAAGGGCGACATGTTCGTGCTGCACAAATCGGTCGGGCTGACGCTGTTCGCCCTCGTGGTCCTGCGGATCGTCTGGCGCATCCTCCACCCGGCGCCGCCCGAGCCTCGGATGCCCGCGGCACTCGCTGTGCTCGGGCGGATCAACCACTGGCTGCTCTACGCGATCTTCCTCGTCATGCCGGTGAGCGGCTACCTGCTCAGCGCCTTCGCGGGGCGCTCGACCCCGTATTTCTGGCTGTTCACCGTGCCGGGCCTGCCGAAGGACGAGGGGCTGCAGAAGATCTTCCAGTCCGTCCACCTCGTCGGCCAGTGGGCCGTCTACCTCTTGGTCGGCCTGCACATCCTGGCGACCGTCTGGCATGTGGCGATCCGCCGCGACGGCCTGCACGAGCGGATGATGCCGGTGCAGGATCAGGTCGGGTAA
- a CDS encoding AprI/Inh family metalloprotease inhibitor, translating into MRRILLTALAAALASSTAAAQEAIPAQPPQLPPLLPSAPPDATPTAPEAALAPPVDRLPDRFTGVPGTWDLSRDGTNRRCVMTLGLDNGPVGRKLAFPAGCRRALPITTTMVGWLYTEGGVRLVDKDVRPLLIFTPRPDRGSYGAKSEAGEVYSFVPLDIAAMRPPEPDRPVASPQIATAGPETSAPDRPAVQAALPAPAAGESAPGLYALDRYRDRDVCRLELAGDGGVTLMPGCRDSGIEVFGPATWSFAAGRLTLKARRGHTVGLVPNGEGAWRRDPETGTTFILRRVEP; encoded by the coding sequence GTGAGACGGATCCTCCTCACGGCCCTCGCGGCCGCTCTGGCCTCATCCACCGCCGCGGCCCAGGAGGCGATCCCCGCGCAGCCGCCGCAGCTCCCGCCCCTGCTGCCGTCCGCGCCGCCGGACGCGACCCCGACCGCCCCGGAGGCGGCGCTGGCCCCGCCGGTCGATCGCCTGCCCGACCGGTTCACCGGCGTGCCGGGCACCTGGGACCTTTCCCGCGACGGGACCAACCGGCGCTGCGTGATGACGCTCGGCCTCGACAACGGACCAGTGGGCCGCAAGCTCGCCTTCCCGGCGGGCTGCCGTCGGGCGCTGCCGATCACCACCACCATGGTCGGCTGGCTCTACACCGAGGGCGGCGTGCGCCTCGTCGACAAGGACGTGCGGCCGCTCCTGATCTTCACGCCCCGGCCCGACCGGGGCAGCTACGGCGCGAAATCCGAGGCGGGCGAGGTCTACAGCTTCGTGCCCCTCGACATCGCGGCGATGCGCCCGCCCGAGCCGGACCGGCCCGTCGCGTCGCCCCAGATCGCGACGGCCGGCCCCGAGACCTCCGCGCCGGACCGGCCGGCCGTGCAGGCCGCCCTCCCCGCCCCGGCTGCGGGCGAGTCGGCCCCCGGCCTCTACGCGCTCGACCGCTACCGCGACCGGGACGTCTGCCGGCTCGAACTCGCCGGCGACGGGGGCGTCACCCTGATGCCGGGCTGCCGCGACAGCGGGATCGAGGTGTTCGGCCCCGCCACCTGGAGCTTCGCCGCCGGCCGCCTCACCCTGAAGGCCCGCCGCGGCCACACGGTCGGCCTGGTGCCGAACGGCGAGGGTGCCTGGCGGCGCGATCCGGAGACCGGGACTACCTTCATCCTGCGCCGCGTCGAGCCCTAG
- a CDS encoding 2-hydroxyacid dehydrogenase, whose translation MLRPMHPVVAEALGARLTLHRVDGAADPEALLREVAPRIRGLAVGAQTPVDAALMDRLPKLEIVANFGVGYDTVDARAAAARGIVVTNTPDVLTDEVADLTLGLLLATLRRIPQADRYLRAGRWREAPFPLSPSLRGRRVGILGLGRIGRAIARRLEGFGVEIAYHGRSRQADVPYAYHPTLLGLAEAVHVLIVVAPGGAGTAGLIDAAVLRALGPEGVLVNVARGSLVDEAALTVALADGTIQAAGLDVFADEPHVPADLVARDNAVLLPHVGSASHHTRAAMGRLVADNLLSWFAGRGPLTPVAETPRRADAGTSGTAGA comes from the coding sequence ATGCTACGGCCGATGCACCCGGTCGTGGCGGAGGCCCTTGGCGCCCGCCTCACCCTGCACCGGGTCGACGGCGCCGCCGACCCGGAGGCGCTGCTGAGGGAGGTCGCGCCCCGCATCCGCGGCCTCGCGGTCGGCGCGCAGACGCCGGTCGACGCCGCCCTGATGGACCGGCTGCCGAAGCTGGAAATCGTCGCGAATTTCGGCGTCGGCTACGACACGGTGGATGCGCGGGCCGCCGCCGCCCGGGGCATCGTCGTCACCAACACGCCGGACGTGCTCACCGACGAGGTGGCCGACCTCACGCTCGGCCTCCTGCTCGCCACGCTCCGCCGCATCCCGCAGGCGGACCGCTACCTCAGGGCCGGGCGCTGGCGGGAGGCGCCGTTCCCGCTCTCGCCGTCGCTGCGCGGGCGCCGGGTCGGCATCCTCGGCCTTGGCCGGATCGGGCGCGCCATCGCGCGGCGGCTCGAAGGCTTCGGGGTCGAGATCGCCTATCACGGCCGCTCGCGGCAGGCGGACGTGCCCTACGCCTACCACCCGACGCTGCTGGGCCTCGCCGAGGCCGTGCACGTGCTGATCGTGGTGGCGCCGGGCGGCGCTGGGACCGCGGGGCTGATCGATGCCGCGGTGCTGCGGGCACTCGGGCCCGAGGGCGTGCTGGTCAACGTCGCCCGTGGCAGCCTCGTGGACGAGGCGGCGCTCACAGTTGCGCTCGCGGACGGCACCATCCAGGCCGCCGGCCTCGACGTGTTCGCCGACGAGCCGCACGTGCCGGCCGACCTGGTCGCCCGCGACAACGCGGTGCTGCTGCCGCATGTCGGCTCGGCCTCGCACCACACCCGGGCGGCGATGGGCCGGCTCGTGGCCGACAACCTGCTCTCGTGGTTCGCGGGGCGCGGGCCGCTGACTCCCGTCGCCGAGACGCCGCGGCGGGCCGACGCCGGGACATCCGGGACAGCCGGGGCGTGA
- the leuC gene encoding 3-isopropylmalate dehydratase large subunit — translation MASPRTLYDKIWDDHVVDVQPDGTSLLYIDRHLVHEVTSPQAFEGLRVAGRKVRHPEKTLAVVDHNVQTSDRSAGIEDPESRTQLEALAENVRDFGIEFYDALDRRQGIVHIIGPEQGFTLPGQTIVCGDSHTSTHGAFGALAHGIGTSEVEHVLATQTLVQKKAKNMRVTVDGRLPAGVTAKDIILAIIGEIGTAGGTGHVLEYAGEAIRGLSMEGRMTICNMSVEGGARAGMVAPDETTFAYVKGRPKAPQGAAFDAARRYWESLVSDEGAHFDREVRLDAANLPPIVSWGTSPEDVISVQGLVPDPAVIADENKRQSKEKALAYMGLTPGTRITDITLDRVFIGSCTNGRIEDLREVARVVGDRKVHQNVSAMIVPGSGLVKAQAEAEGLDKILKAAGFDWREPGCSMCLGMNPDKLRPGERCASTSNRNFEGRQGPRGRTHLVSPAMAAAAAVAGRFVDIREWPQG, via the coding sequence ATGGCAAGCCCGCGCACGCTCTACGACAAGATCTGGGACGACCACGTCGTCGATGTTCAGCCGGACGGCACCAGCCTCCTCTACATCGACCGCCACCTCGTGCACGAGGTGACGAGCCCCCAGGCGTTCGAGGGCCTACGCGTGGCCGGCCGGAAGGTGCGCCATCCCGAGAAGACGCTCGCGGTCGTGGACCACAACGTCCAGACCTCGGACCGGAGCGCCGGCATCGAGGATCCTGAGAGCCGCACCCAGCTCGAGGCTCTGGCCGAGAACGTGCGCGATTTCGGCATCGAGTTCTACGACGCGCTGGATCGCCGCCAGGGCATCGTCCACATCATCGGGCCGGAGCAGGGCTTCACGCTGCCCGGCCAGACGATCGTGTGCGGCGACTCGCACACCTCGACGCACGGCGCCTTCGGGGCGCTGGCGCACGGCATCGGCACCTCGGAAGTCGAGCACGTGCTCGCCACCCAGACGCTGGTGCAGAAGAAGGCCAAGAACATGCGCGTCACCGTGGACGGCAGGCTGCCGGCCGGCGTGACCGCGAAGGACATCATCCTGGCGATCATCGGCGAGATCGGCACGGCCGGCGGCACCGGCCACGTGCTGGAATACGCGGGCGAAGCCATCCGCGGGCTCTCGATGGAGGGCCGCATGACGATCTGCAACATGTCGGTCGAGGGCGGCGCGCGCGCCGGCATGGTCGCGCCCGACGAGACGACCTTCGCGTACGTGAAGGGCCGGCCGAAGGCGCCGCAGGGCGCGGCCTTCGACGCGGCGCGCCGCTACTGGGAGAGCCTCGTCAGCGACGAGGGCGCCCATTTCGACCGCGAGGTTCGGCTGGATGCGGCGAACCTCCCCCCGATCGTCAGCTGGGGCACCAGCCCCGAGGACGTGATCTCGGTCCAAGGCCTCGTGCCGGACCCGGCCGTGATCGCCGACGAGAACAAGCGGCAGTCGAAGGAGAAGGCGCTGGCCTATATGGGCCTGACGCCGGGCACGCGGATCACCGACATCACCCTGGACCGGGTCTTCATCGGCTCCTGCACCAACGGGCGCATCGAGGACCTGCGCGAGGTCGCCCGGGTCGTCGGCGATCGCAAGGTGCACCAGAACGTCTCGGCGATGATCGTGCCGGGCTCCGGCCTCGTGAAGGCGCAGGCCGAGGCGGAAGGGCTCGACAAGATCCTGAAGGCGGCGGGCTTCGACTGGCGCGAGCCGGGCTGCTCGATGTGTCTCGGTATGAACCCGGACAAGCTGCGGCCGGGCGAGCGCTGCGCCTCGACCTCGAACCGCAACTTCGAGGGCCGCCAGGGCCCTCGCGGGCGCACGCACCTCGTCTCCCCGGCGATGGCGGCCGCCGCGGCGGTGGCTGGCCGCTTCGTCGACATCCGCGAGTGGCCGCAGGGCTGA
- a CDS encoding DHA2 family efflux MFS transporter permease subunit, with protein MAANAATGPVPADPPIDRRRMVAFVCMVFGMFMAILDIQIVSASLNEIQAGLSASGDEIPWVQTSYLIAEVISIPLSGTLSRVLSTRWMFSISAGGFTLMSLMCATSSSIGEMIVWRAAQGFIGGGMIPTVFASAFTIFPPSKRTIVSPMIGLVATLAPTIGPTVGGYLTDLFSWHWLFLINIVPGIFVTVSTWFLVDFDRPNLDLLKSFDWAGLAFMAGFLGCLEYVLEEGPNHDWLQDEAVFVCALVCSVSALLFFWRVFTARQPIVDLRAFSDRNFAGGCVFSFVMGIGLYGLTYLYPVYLARVRGYSALQIGETMFVSGLCMFATAPIAGKLSAKLDPRVMMALGFSGFALGTWIVTGLTKDWDFWELLLPQVLRGCSLMLCMIPINNIALGTLPPERMKNASGLFNLTRNLGGAVGLALINTVLNARWDLHLARLHERFTWANTAALERLDAMRRQFEVLGGDASGMALKAMTNTVRIQGLVMSFEDVFLVLTVLFLGMACGTPLIRRPRGAAPAGAGH; from the coding sequence ATGGCCGCCAACGCCGCCACCGGCCCCGTCCCGGCCGACCCGCCGATCGACCGCCGCCGTATGGTGGCGTTCGTCTGCATGGTCTTCGGCATGTTCATGGCGATCCTGGACATCCAGATCGTCTCGGCCTCGCTGAACGAGATCCAGGCCGGCCTCTCGGCGTCGGGCGACGAGATCCCCTGGGTGCAGACGAGCTACCTCATCGCCGAGGTCATCTCGATCCCGCTCTCGGGCACGCTCTCGCGGGTGCTCTCGACGCGCTGGATGTTCTCGATCTCGGCCGGCGGCTTCACGCTGATGAGCCTGATGTGCGCCACCTCCTCGTCGATCGGCGAGATGATCGTGTGGCGCGCCGCGCAAGGGTTCATCGGCGGCGGCATGATCCCGACTGTGTTCGCCTCCGCCTTCACGATATTCCCGCCCTCCAAGCGCACCATCGTCTCGCCGATGATCGGCCTCGTGGCGACGCTGGCGCCGACCATCGGCCCGACGGTCGGCGGCTACCTCACCGACCTGTTCTCCTGGCACTGGCTGTTCCTGATCAACATCGTGCCGGGCATCTTCGTCACGGTCTCGACCTGGTTCCTGGTCGATTTCGACCGGCCGAACCTCGACCTCCTGAAGAGCTTCGACTGGGCCGGCCTCGCCTTCATGGCGGGCTTCCTCGGCTGCCTCGAATACGTGCTGGAGGAGGGCCCGAACCACGACTGGCTGCAGGACGAGGCGGTCTTCGTCTGCGCGCTCGTCTGCTCCGTGTCGGCGCTGCTGTTCTTCTGGCGGGTCTTCACGGCGCGCCAGCCGATCGTAGACCTGCGCGCCTTCTCGGACCGCAACTTCGCGGGCGGCTGCGTCTTCAGCTTCGTGATGGGCATCGGCCTCTATGGGCTGACCTACCTGTACCCGGTCTACCTCGCCCGGGTGCGCGGCTACTCGGCGCTGCAGATCGGCGAGACGATGTTCGTCTCAGGACTCTGCATGTTCGCGACCGCCCCGATCGCCGGCAAGCTGTCGGCGAAGCTCGATCCGCGGGTGATGATGGCGTTGGGGTTCTCCGGCTTCGCGCTCGGCACCTGGATCGTCACAGGGCTGACCAAGGACTGGGACTTCTGGGAGCTGCTGCTGCCGCAGGTACTGCGCGGCTGCTCCTTGATGCTCTGCATGATCCCGATCAACAACATCGCGCTCGGCACCCTGCCGCCGGAGCGGATGAAGAACGCCTCGGGCCTGTTCAACCTCACGCGCAACCTCGGCGGCGCGGTGGGGCTGGCGCTGATCAACACGGTGCTGAACGCCCGCTGGGACCTCCACCTCGCGCGGCTGCACGAGCGCTTCACCTGGGCCAACACCGCCGCGCTGGAGCGCCTCGACGCGATGCGCCGCCAGTTCGAGGTGCTGGGCGGCGACGCCAGCGGCATGGCGCTGAAGGCCATGACCAACACGGTGCGGATCCAGGGGCTGGTGATGAGCTTCGAGGACGTGTTCCTCGTGCTCACCGTGCTGTTCCTGGGCATGGCCTGCGGCACGCCGCTGATCCGCCGCCCGCGGGGCGCCGCGCCGGCCGGGGCCGGGCACTGA
- a CDS encoding HlyD family secretion protein, protein MSLREDADRQGSFVEAAEEARDAAAPRRPAPASAPAAAPVAKPRRPLRRVVLLLLLCAALGGGGYAGWQWWTVGRFFVSTDDAYVQADISVLAAKVPGYLAAVPVVNGQAVKAGNVIARLDDGDYRLALKAAEDKLATQESTIQRVARQAEAAQAQVLQSAAQIDAAKADAVRAGADYTRATQMQADYVAKSRLDQAKADRDRTEAAVKSAEAALVAARANVAVLQAQTREAESLAAELRTAVDRARRDLDFAVIRAPFDGVVGNKAVEAGAYVAPGSRVAALVPLQSVRIDANFKETQLARVRPGQEVHIHVDAYPDRDIVGTVESLSPASGSVFSLLPPDNATGNFTKIVQRLPVRVHVPEDVAREGVLRPGLSVVVRVDTRDGADAPVQKLAARH, encoded by the coding sequence ATGTCGCTTCGTGAGGATGCCGATCGCCAGGGCAGCTTCGTCGAGGCCGCGGAGGAGGCGCGTGACGCGGCCGCGCCGCGCCGGCCCGCGCCCGCCTCGGCGCCTGCGGCCGCCCCGGTCGCGAAGCCCCGGCGCCCGCTGCGCCGGGTCGTCCTGCTCCTCCTGCTCTGCGCCGCCCTCGGTGGGGGTGGCTATGCGGGTTGGCAGTGGTGGACGGTCGGGCGCTTCTTCGTGAGCACGGACGACGCCTACGTGCAGGCCGACATCTCGGTGCTGGCCGCCAAGGTTCCGGGCTACCTCGCCGCCGTGCCGGTGGTGAACGGACAGGCCGTGAAGGCCGGCAACGTGATCGCCCGGCTCGACGACGGCGACTACCGCCTCGCCCTGAAGGCCGCTGAGGACAAGCTCGCCACGCAGGAGAGCACGATCCAACGCGTCGCCCGGCAGGCCGAGGCAGCGCAGGCGCAGGTGCTGCAGAGCGCCGCCCAGATCGACGCCGCCAAGGCCGACGCCGTGCGGGCGGGTGCCGACTACACCCGCGCCACGCAGATGCAGGCGGATTACGTCGCCAAATCCCGCCTCGACCAGGCCAAGGCCGACCGCGACCGCACGGAGGCCGCCGTGAAGTCGGCGGAGGCGGCGCTGGTGGCCGCGCGCGCCAACGTCGCGGTGCTGCAGGCCCAGACCCGCGAGGCCGAGAGCCTCGCGGCGGAGCTGCGCACGGCGGTCGATCGGGCACGGCGCGACCTCGACTTCGCGGTGATCCGCGCGCCCTTCGACGGCGTCGTCGGCAACAAGGCCGTCGAGGCCGGCGCCTACGTGGCGCCGGGCTCGCGGGTCGCCGCGCTCGTGCCGCTGCAGAGCGTGCGGATCGACGCGAACTTCAAGGAGACGCAGCTCGCCCGGGTCCGCCCGGGGCAGGAGGTGCACATCCACGTGGACGCCTACCCGGACCGCGACATCGTCGGCACGGTGGAATCGCTCTCGCCGGCCTCCGGCTCGGTCTTCAGCCTGCTGCCGCCCGACAACGCGACGGGCAACTTCACCAAGATCGTGCAGCGCCTGCCGGTGCGAGTCCACGTGCCCGAGGATGTCGCCCGCGAGGGCGTGCTGCGCCCCGGCCTCTCGGTGGTGGTGCGGGTCGATACCCGCGACGGCGCCGACGCGCCCGTGCAGAAGCTCGCCGCCCGGCACTGA